From one Tsukamurella tyrosinosolvens genomic stretch:
- the cobA gene encoding uroporphyrinogen-III C-methyltransferase: MNSHGAPHDPYLVGLDLRGRRVVVVGAGTVVQRRLPVLLAAGADVHVIAPEATPAVESTPGVVWHRREYASGDLLGAWYVLAATNDPAVNAAVVAEAEVQRTFCVRADLAREGTAVTPATVATGGLQVGVLASGDHRRSAAVRDSLRAVLTGDEAARPTHKPEGVALVGGGPGDPDLITVRGRALLGLADVVVADRLAPPRLLAELAPHVEVIDAAKVPYGRAMAQQAINQVLIDRAREGKFVVRLKGGDPYVFGRGFEELEALAAEGISVTVVPGITSSIAAPSAAGIPVTHRGVTHEFVVVSGHVAPGHPDSLVDWDALGRLRGTVVVLMAVERLAAIADALIAGGRPAETPAAVVENATTGGQRTVRGTLATIAADAAAADVVPPAVLVVGATAGFTAALGG; this comes from the coding sequence ATGAACAGCCACGGCGCCCCGCACGATCCCTACCTCGTCGGTCTGGATCTGCGAGGGCGCCGTGTCGTCGTCGTGGGGGCCGGCACCGTCGTGCAGCGTCGGTTGCCGGTCCTCCTCGCCGCCGGAGCGGACGTCCACGTCATCGCGCCCGAGGCCACGCCCGCCGTCGAGTCCACGCCCGGCGTCGTCTGGCACCGCCGCGAGTACGCCTCCGGCGACCTCCTCGGCGCCTGGTACGTCCTGGCCGCCACGAACGATCCCGCGGTGAACGCCGCCGTCGTCGCCGAGGCCGAGGTGCAGCGCACCTTCTGCGTCCGCGCCGACCTCGCCCGTGAGGGCACGGCCGTCACGCCCGCCACCGTCGCCACCGGCGGCCTGCAGGTGGGCGTCCTCGCCTCCGGGGATCACCGACGGTCCGCCGCCGTCCGCGACAGCCTCCGTGCCGTCCTGACGGGCGACGAGGCCGCCCGGCCCACCCACAAGCCCGAGGGGGTGGCCCTCGTCGGCGGGGGACCGGGCGACCCGGACCTCATCACCGTGCGCGGGCGGGCCCTGCTCGGTCTGGCCGACGTGGTCGTCGCGGACCGGCTCGCCCCGCCCCGGCTGCTCGCCGAGCTCGCCCCCCACGTCGAGGTGATCGACGCCGCGAAGGTGCCCTACGGGCGGGCGATGGCCCAACAGGCCATCAACCAGGTGCTCATCGACCGCGCCCGCGAGGGCAAGTTCGTCGTCCGCCTCAAGGGCGGCGACCCCTACGTCTTCGGCCGCGGATTCGAGGAGCTCGAGGCGCTGGCCGCCGAGGGCATCTCCGTCACTGTCGTCCCGGGCATCACCAGCTCGATCGCCGCGCCCTCGGCGGCCGGCATCCCCGTCACCCACCGCGGCGTGACGCACGAGTTCGTCGTCGTCTCCGGGCACGTCGCCCCGGGCCACCCCGACAGCCTCGTCGACTGGGACGCGCTCGGCCGGCTGCGCGGCACCGTCGTGGTCCTGATGGCCGTGGAGCGGCTCGCCGCCATCGCCGACGCGCTGATCGCCGGCGGCCGGCCCGCCGAGACGCCCGCCGCGGTCGTCGAGAACGCGACGACGGGCGGGCAGCGCACCGTCCGCGGCACGCTCGCCACCATCGCGGCGGACGCGGCCGCCGCCGACGTCGTGCCGCCCGCCGTGCTCGTCGTGGGCGCGACGGCCGGATTCACGGCCGCCCTCGGCGGCTGA
- a CDS encoding DUF4822 domain-containing protein has protein sequence MHKSIKLVSVTFAAAAVVATSACAAGSYAAPGSPSSSAKPSASAKPSAKPSTGASASASAKPSASKPTPVKAGTPSAVLASTAWETTSAKDAKGAKVALTDKNVKNYVGWAYFKKDGTFTLYNLDDTAKGKGDWTVSADGKTRTIVAKNADGSVQYKRTVEIVTLTEKEFTYRVYPEASNKAVYYDIVHTATKHAEPRA, from the coding sequence ATGCACAAGTCGATCAAGCTCGTCTCCGTCACCTTCGCCGCCGCCGCCGTGGTCGCCACCTCCGCCTGCGCCGCCGGTTCGTACGCCGCTCCCGGATCGCCCTCCTCCTCGGCCAAGCCCAGCGCCTCGGCCAAGCCGTCCGCGAAGCCCTCGACCGGCGCCTCGGCGAGCGCGTCGGCCAAGCCGTCCGCCTCGAAGCCCACCCCCGTCAAGGCCGGCACCCCGAGCGCCGTCCTCGCCTCCACCGCGTGGGAGACCACCTCCGCCAAGGACGCGAAGGGCGCCAAGGTCGCGCTGACCGACAAGAACGTCAAGAACTACGTCGGCTGGGCGTACTTCAAGAAGGACGGCACCTTCACCCTTTACAACCTCGACGACACCGCCAAGGGCAAGGGCGACTGGACCGTCTCGGCCGACGGCAAGACCCGCACCATCGTCGCCAAGAACGCCGACGGCAGCGTGCAGTACAAGCGCACCGTCGAGATCGTGACCCTCACCGAGAAGGAGTTCACGTACCGCGTGTACCCCGAGGCCTCCAACAAGGCCGTGTACTACGACATCGTGCACACCGCCACCAAGCACGCCGAGCCGCGCGCGTAG
- a CDS encoding cobyrinate a,c-diamide synthase: protein MVAPAVVIAAPSSGSGKTTIATGLMGALARTGTVAPFKVGPDYIDPGYHALATGRPGRNLDAVLCGEHRIAPLYRHGARDADIAVVEGVMGLFDGRIVDGPGGAVTEGIGSTADVAQSLGAPVVLVVDVRGHSQSLAALLTGFATYRPGVAIAGVILNRVSSPRHERVLRDACAHAGLEAVGAVPGAAALEVPARHLGLIPAAERGDDAVAAVAAMTELVERHVDVERIRDLARPVADGPGWSPSAEVARAGGPTVALAGGPAFSFGYAEHEELLRAAGAHVRRFDPLTDELPDGTAAVVLPGGFPEVYAEKLSGNAALRGQLRTLVDAGGAVHAECAGQLYLAESLDGVPMCGIVPGAATFTRRLTLGYRDAVALGPSPLFEPGERVTGHEFHRTALAPGPAAAWGWRDADGRATTDGFLSPTVHSSYLHVHPAGYPEVAERLVRAVA, encoded by the coding sequence GTGGTAGCCCCCGCGGTCGTCATCGCCGCGCCGTCGTCGGGCAGCGGCAAGACGACCATCGCGACCGGGCTCATGGGCGCTCTCGCGCGGACCGGCACCGTCGCGCCGTTCAAGGTGGGCCCCGACTACATCGACCCGGGCTATCACGCCCTCGCCACCGGCCGGCCCGGCCGCAACCTCGATGCCGTGCTGTGCGGCGAGCACCGCATCGCCCCGTTGTACCGGCACGGCGCGCGGGACGCGGACATCGCCGTCGTGGAGGGCGTGATGGGGCTGTTCGACGGGCGCATCGTCGACGGTCCCGGCGGCGCGGTCACCGAGGGCATCGGCTCCACCGCCGACGTCGCACAATCACTCGGCGCCCCGGTGGTGCTGGTCGTCGATGTGCGCGGCCACTCGCAGTCGCTCGCCGCGCTGCTCACCGGCTTCGCCACCTACCGGCCCGGCGTCGCGATCGCGGGCGTCATCCTCAACCGCGTCTCCAGCCCGCGGCACGAGCGGGTGCTGCGCGACGCGTGTGCGCACGCGGGCCTCGAGGCCGTCGGCGCGGTGCCCGGCGCCGCCGCCCTGGAGGTGCCGGCGCGGCACCTCGGCCTGATCCCCGCCGCCGAGCGCGGCGACGACGCCGTCGCCGCGGTCGCCGCGATGACGGAGCTGGTGGAACGGCACGTCGACGTCGAGCGGATCCGCGACCTGGCGAGGCCCGTCGCCGACGGGCCCGGGTGGTCACCGTCGGCCGAGGTGGCCCGCGCGGGCGGGCCGACCGTCGCCCTGGCCGGCGGCCCGGCGTTCAGCTTCGGCTACGCCGAGCACGAGGAGTTGCTGCGCGCCGCGGGCGCGCACGTCCGCCGCTTCGACCCGCTCACCGACGAGCTGCCCGACGGGACCGCGGCGGTCGTGCTGCCCGGCGGCTTCCCCGAGGTGTACGCCGAGAAGCTGTCGGGGAACGCGGCGCTGCGCGGGCAGCTGCGCACCCTGGTCGACGCCGGCGGCGCGGTGCACGCGGAGTGCGCGGGTCAGCTGTACCTCGCGGAGTCGCTCGACGGGGTCCCCATGTGCGGGATCGTGCCCGGCGCCGCGACGTTCACCCGTCGGCTCACGCTCGGCTATCGCGACGCGGTCGCCCTCGGCCCCAGCCCCCTGTTCGAGCCCGGCGAGCGAGTGACGGGGCACGAGTTCCACCGCACCGCGCTCGCGCCGGGTCCCGCGGCGGCCTGGGGTTGGCGCGACGCCGACGGTCGCGCCACGACCGACGGGTTCCTTTCGCCCACAGTGCACTCCTCGTATCTCCACGTGCATCCTGCCGGATACCCCGAGGTGGCGGAACGCCTGGTCAGAGCGGTCGCGTGA